The stretch of DNA CCAACTCGCTTGAAAAGAGCGAGCTGAATCTGTTTCTGTGAGCGTCAAACTGCCTCGCGTATCGGGAGCTAGGGGGCTGGGTGCATGCATGGCTTCACCTCACCCAGACACCTCCATCTTTCAGGGAAGAGGAGGCCGCTGAAGTTGGACCGCTTTTCTCCTGGAAGTGCCGTGCGACAGGCTGGCAAGATGGGACCCGCCGCGGGCCCAAGACGGGGCCCGTGACCCCGCCGCGGCCCTGGGCCTCGCCGCCCTCCTGCCCCTCCGACAGCGGGGCGGGCACCGGGAttttccaccttcctcctccccgaGGCCGCAGACCCGCCCGCCGGGCAGGGCGAACGCTTCCTGGCTGCACCGGGAGGTGCCTCTCGCCCGCCCGCCGACAAACGGAGGATGCCGAGGTCAACCCCGGCTCCCGACGCGCTTCCTCCGGCAGGCCCGGGGGAGGGCCGTGGGCGCGGGGACGGCGCTGGTGTGGGGCGGCCGGGCCCAGCCCGAGGCGGTGCCCCGCGCCGCCACAGCAGCCGGGGCAGCCCGCGtccctccgcgccgcgccgccagCATGAGGCGGGCCGGGCCCTGGTGCCTGCTCCTGGCCGCGGCCTGCGCCCtcggccggcccccgccgccgcgggctgCCGTGCGCTGCCAGGCCGCCGGCGCCTGCTTCAGCGCCCACCTCGCCAACGGCTCCTACGCCGAGGCCCGCAGCGCctgcggccgccggcggggcggcctgGCCTGGGTCAGCGGCGAGCCCGAGCTGCGgttggtgctggggctgctggcggaggcggcggcggggcccgcgccCTGGCTCTTCTGGGTCGGGCTGAAGAGGAACGCCACCGCCTGCACCGACGCGGGGCACCCGCTCCGCGGCTTCTCCTGGGagggcgccggcggcggggcggccccgcgggaGGTGCCGGCGGCGCTCGGCCACTGGGTGAAGGAGCCCGTGCGGTCCTGCCTCACCGCCCGCTGCGCCGGGCTGcacctggcggcggcggcggcggcggcggcggcccccgacGGCGGCCGCAGCTGGGGCTGGAAGGAGCGACTCTGCCAGCGGGAGAGCCAGGGCTACGTCTGCAAGTACCAGTACGAGGGCGCCTGCCCCGACCTCAGCCCCGCGGGCGCCCTCCGCCTCGACTACCGCCTCCCCTTCGAGGAGCGCAGCGCCGGCCCCGGCTTCAGCCCGCCGGGCACCGTGCTCACCGTGGCGTGCCTCGGTGGGGAGGTGAGGCTCACCTGCGAGCCCGAGCGGGCCGGCTTCGCCTGGAAGGGGGCAGAGGAGCCCCTCTGCCCCTGCGGCTACCGCAGCCCCGGCAGCGGGCGGTGCGCCCAGGCCGCCGGCTGCCGCGATGCCGCCGGCGGCTTCGCCTGTGCCTGCACGCCGGGCGGGCGGGACGGGACGCCTTGCGCGGCCACGGGGGCGGCCCCCACGGCCGCGGGCGGCCCCGCGGAGCCGCCGGCTGCCGGGGCGGAGGGGCAGCGCCCCTCCGCCCCGGCAGCCGGCGGCtccgcggggccgcccgccgccaccAGCCGGGCCGCGGGCGGAGCGAAGACGGCTGCTCCgccgccctcctccccctcctcctcctccaactaCGTTTTCATCCTGGTGACGGTCGCGGTGGTGGTGCTGGTCATCCTCGTCATGACCGTCCTGGGGGTCTTCAAGCTCTGCTTCAACAAGAACTCCGAGGGCCGCCGGGAGAAGGAGCCGCCGGAGGCGGGCTCCGCGGAGccggggggagcggcgggaggcGACTAGCCCCGGGGCGGCCGGGGTCCCGTCCCTCGGGGCTGCCCCGAGCGGCGGCTCCCACTCCGGGGCAGCGCTCGGCTCCCCGCCCCCGTCTCCCTTGCCCCCAACCCGGCTGCCGCGGGGAGCCGAGGAAGAGGCGCCGTGGGACTTGGCTGCTCAGGACTTGCAGATCGTCAGGCGGGGGGGGCGTGCAGCCACCCC from Accipiter gentilis chromosome 22, bAccGen1.1, whole genome shotgun sequence encodes:
- the CLEC14A gene encoding LOW QUALITY PROTEIN: C-type lectin domain family 14 member A (The sequence of the model RefSeq protein was modified relative to this genomic sequence to represent the inferred CDS: deleted 1 base in 1 codon) translates to MPRSTPAPDALPPAGPGEGRGRGDGAGVGRPGPARGGAPRRHSSRGARVPPRRAASMRRAGPWCLLLAAACALGRPPPPRAAVRCQAAGACFSAHLANGSYAEARSACGRRRGGLAWVSGEPELRLVLGLLAEAAAGPAPWLFWVGLKRNATACTDAGHPLRGFSWEGAGGGAAPREVPAALGHWVKEPVRSCLTARCAGLHLAAAAAAAAAPDGGRSWGWKERLCQRESQGYVCKYQYEGACPDLSPAGALRLDYRLPFEERSAGPGFSPPGTVLTVACLGGEVRLTCEPERAGFAWKGAEEPLCPCGYRSPGSGRCAQAAGCRDAAGGFACACTPGGRDGTPCAATGAAPTAAGGPAEPPAAGAEGQRPSAPAAGGSAGPPAATSRAAGGAKTAAPPPSSPSSSSNYVFILVTVAVVVLVILVMTVLGVFKLCFNKNSEGRREKEPPEAGSAEPGGAAGGD